The following proteins are encoded in a genomic region of Streptomyces roseochromogenus subsp. oscitans DS 12.976:
- a CDS encoding ATP-binding protein, translating into MTSVLYPELPDNALIVLIGAAGAGKSTLARTWPASQVLSLDALRGVVSDCPGQQDATADAADVLKLILERRMARGLNTVIDATNCEQHTRAELVMAAKRNGMPTVAIIVATPLAVCLERQGPRPDNRRVPEDVVRAQHQAMLHSHQRLAAEGFNTIVFADNLHRLEPFLKRLSQAREADLGRDGGEGLGSLLLVSRFFGPEILPLWQWRRGSDLVTGRDRVAEIRLGEQHLTLAFRDDVDGEGDFGFDVLLPCPFDPECTGQAWAPVYSITDLHRALTGAMDSDLDIVCTVHGGFDDVDQEADDHDLDDDPEGRADLEAQFADAVA; encoded by the coding sequence ATGACCTCGGTGCTGTACCCGGAGCTGCCCGACAACGCGCTGATCGTGCTGATCGGCGCCGCCGGCGCGGGCAAGTCCACGCTCGCCCGCACCTGGCCGGCCTCCCAGGTCCTCTCGCTCGACGCTCTGCGCGGCGTGGTCAGTGACTGCCCCGGCCAACAAGACGCCACGGCTGATGCCGCCGACGTCCTCAAGCTGATCCTGGAGCGCCGGATGGCCCGGGGACTCAACACGGTGATCGACGCAACCAATTGCGAGCAGCACACTAGGGCGGAACTGGTGATGGCTGCCAAGCGGAACGGCATGCCGACCGTCGCTATCATCGTCGCCACACCGCTGGCCGTGTGCCTGGAACGGCAGGGCCCGCGCCCGGACAACCGGCGCGTGCCCGAGGACGTCGTCCGCGCCCAGCACCAGGCGATGCTGCACTCGCACCAACGGCTGGCCGCCGAAGGCTTCAACACCATTGTCTTCGCCGACAACCTCCACCGGCTGGAGCCGTTCCTGAAGCGGCTCTCGCAGGCCCGCGAGGCCGACCTCGGGCGCGACGGCGGCGAGGGCCTGGGCAGCCTGCTCCTGGTCAGCCGCTTCTTCGGGCCGGAGATCCTGCCGCTGTGGCAGTGGCGGCGCGGCTCGGACCTGGTGACCGGCCGGGACCGCGTCGCGGAGATCCGCCTCGGTGAGCAGCACCTCACCCTCGCGTTCCGCGACGACGTCGACGGCGAGGGCGACTTCGGCTTCGACGTCCTGCTGCCCTGCCCCTTCGACCCTGAGTGCACCGGGCAGGCGTGGGCGCCCGTCTACTCGATTACCGACCTGCACAGGGCGCTGACTGGCGCCATGGACAGCGACCTGGACATCGTCTGCACCGTCCACGGCGGCTTCGACGACGTCGACCAGGAAGCCGACGACCACGACCTGGACGACGACCCCGAGGGCCGCGCGGACCTGGAGGCACAGTTCGCGGACGCGGTCGCATGA
- a CDS encoding putative quinol monooxygenase: MPSGYALTVRFTLRDAAAARQFDDLVAQTAAGIRTEPGTLVYAVHEPVDEPLVRVFYELYADREAFQAHEDQPHTKHFLAAREQFLTSTEVTFLNELGGLSKRPGSEG, from the coding sequence GTGCCCAGCGGATATGCACTGACAGTGCGATTCACCCTGCGAGACGCTGCAGCTGCCCGGCAGTTCGACGACCTGGTGGCACAGACCGCCGCCGGCATCCGCACGGAGCCAGGCACGCTCGTCTACGCCGTGCATGAGCCGGTAGACGAGCCGCTAGTGCGGGTCTTCTACGAGCTCTACGCCGACCGTGAGGCCTTCCAGGCCCACGAGGACCAGCCCCACACCAAGCACTTCCTCGCCGCCCGCGAGCAGTTCCTGACCAGCACCGAGGTGACGTTCCTCAACGAGCTGGGAGGTCTCAGCAAGCGCCCCGGGTCGGAGGGGTGA
- a CDS encoding ParA family protein has translation MPLRTVRLGVVDLSRVKAALRRRLQLMSEGVHDRKVIVIINGKGGVGKSSLSAAIAAALAKTGLQVLLIEIDEQGNHCEDLGTTGTELADDGQAQAAAILEGKPLTPTGEARPNLYVVPGGSALQDVIEELYCQRRVAATSDDPEDQLAWMGMYASAIDAVRHLYDVIVLDVAPGSEPLQLQALVAGDMALVPTRSDPSSRKGLRTVARRFAVAMRLNPQLRLLGVVLFATASAATRVQQKIRDQLAHDLNGAAGVMEQTIRHVEAAAVACRTHGRVPQELAASPDLDPALRRSMKALAGDYRSLALEVLQAKAELDQADANRKARR, from the coding sequence GTGCCTCTACGTACCGTGAGGCTCGGCGTCGTCGACCTCAGCCGCGTCAAAGCCGCACTGCGTAGACGGCTGCAGCTGATGAGCGAGGGCGTCCACGACCGCAAGGTCATCGTCATCATCAACGGCAAGGGAGGGGTCGGTAAGAGCAGCCTGTCCGCAGCCATCGCCGCCGCCCTCGCCAAGACCGGGCTGCAGGTCCTGCTCATCGAGATCGACGAACAGGGCAACCACTGCGAGGACCTCGGCACCACCGGCACCGAACTCGCAGACGACGGCCAGGCCCAGGCCGCCGCCATCCTCGAGGGCAAGCCCCTCACCCCGACCGGCGAGGCGCGGCCCAACCTGTACGTGGTTCCCGGCGGAAGCGCACTGCAGGATGTGATCGAGGAGCTGTATTGCCAGCGGCGCGTCGCCGCGACCAGTGACGACCCAGAGGATCAGCTCGCCTGGATGGGTATGTACGCGTCGGCCATCGACGCCGTCCGCCACCTCTACGACGTCATCGTCCTCGATGTCGCCCCCGGGTCCGAACCCCTGCAACTACAGGCGCTCGTCGCCGGCGACATGGCCTTGGTCCCCACCCGGTCCGACCCCTCGTCTCGAAAGGGGCTAAGGACCGTGGCTCGCCGGTTCGCCGTCGCCATGCGTCTTAACCCGCAGCTACGGCTGCTGGGCGTGGTGCTGTTCGCGACGGCGTCGGCGGCCACCAGAGTCCAGCAGAAGATCAGGGATCAGCTCGCCCACGATCTCAACGGTGCGGCCGGGGTCATGGAGCAGACCATCCGCCATGTCGAAGCGGCTGCCGTCGCCTGCCGTACCCACGGGCGGGTGCCGCAGGAGCTCGCCGCGAGTCCCGACCTGGACCCCGCGCTCAGACGCTCGATGAAGGCGCTGGCCGGCGACTACCGGTCGCTGGCTCTGGAGGTCCTGCAGGCGAAGGCGGAACTCGACCAGGCTGACGCGAACCGAAAGGCACGGCGATGA
- a CDS encoding DUF6197 family protein: protein MAPTTSGSFTRTTAPPAPALALPAVIPPALEIWAPDPPTWGQRLIPRGIRSAMTDLGLWQEPRPLKPSYHLIQVIEVLTRYGWCQSFDFSPTGRMCIRGAQTFLESTGHVTAIDRGKAVHYLQDQLAHQGVNMRFWEWNDLPCNTFRGVEATISAASDMARKNGD, encoded by the coding sequence ATGGCACCCACGACGTCTGGGAGCTTCACCCGCACGACGGCTCCGCCGGCGCCCGCGCTGGCACTCCCGGCGGTGATCCCGCCGGCCCTGGAGATCTGGGCGCCCGACCCCCCGACCTGGGGGCAGCGACTGATCCCCAGGGGAATCCGGTCCGCGATGACTGACCTGGGGCTCTGGCAGGAGCCGCGCCCTTTGAAGCCGTCGTACCACCTCATCCAGGTCATCGAGGTCCTGACCCGCTACGGCTGGTGTCAGAGCTTCGATTTCTCCCCCACCGGACGCATGTGCATCAGGGGTGCCCAGACCTTTCTGGAATCCACCGGGCACGTGACCGCGATCGACCGTGGAAAGGCCGTGCATTACCTCCAGGACCAGCTGGCCCACCAGGGCGTGAACATGCGGTTCTGGGAATGGAACGACCTTCCCTGCAACACCTTCCGGGGTGTGGAGGCCACGATTTCGGCGGCCTCCGACATGGCACGAAAGAACGGAGACTGA
- a CDS encoding WhiB family transcriptional regulator: protein MDWRHLAACKEEDPELFFPIGNTGPALLQIEEAKSVCNRRCPVIEQCLQWALESGQDSGVWGGLSEDERRAMKRRAARRRVEARKAGRR, encoded by the coding sequence ATGGACTGGCGACACCTCGCCGCGTGCAAGGAAGAGGACCCCGAGCTCTTCTTCCCGATCGGCAATACCGGCCCGGCTCTGCTGCAGATCGAGGAAGCCAAATCGGTCTGTAACCGCCGCTGCCCGGTCATCGAGCAGTGCCTGCAGTGGGCTCTGGAGTCCGGCCAGGACTCCGGCGTCTGGGGCGGCCTGTCCGAGGACGAACGCCGCGCGATGAAGCGCCGCGCGGCCCGCCGCCGGGTCGAGGCGAGGAAGGCCGGGAGGCGATGA
- a CDS encoding helix-turn-helix domain-containing protein, which produces MKPTGRDVDPNDRAFGQRVQKFRKERGRTQTELAAALGKTSSWMSQVERGVQPVRRVDVLQQLADELGVSVQQLRPGAPSDTGGTSAAPAPLSLSNDLDETRRLISGHPALRTLLSGPAESEGRPVDALRSDVEDLWELTHAGRLAQVSVLAVELLPDLEQAARTAPEQHQIELYLLLSRAYQALSAAFVRQGEADAAWVAADRAVFAAERSGDPLHVCASVFRMVQAFVRLRSLGQAEHAARTAIHALEEQGSDSPQALSVLGSLHLALALVHARSSARSEAKEEIDKARGIAARLGENRNDFNLEFGPVNVEIQAVSTAVDLGDAGEALDIGLTIDAEDLSPERQGRLLMDLGRAHAQRRHGGEALDCLLRAEAVAPEIIQTHQAARATIRELVLIAGPNAPRELLELAERADALE; this is translated from the coding sequence ATGAAACCAACGGGACGGGACGTCGATCCCAACGACCGGGCTTTCGGACAACGCGTCCAGAAGTTCCGCAAGGAGCGAGGTCGCACACAGACTGAACTCGCAGCTGCGCTCGGAAAGACGAGCAGCTGGATGTCGCAAGTCGAGCGAGGCGTTCAACCAGTGCGACGAGTTGACGTCCTCCAGCAACTCGCGGACGAGCTGGGCGTGTCGGTTCAGCAGCTACGTCCAGGCGCCCCGTCAGACACCGGCGGAACATCAGCGGCTCCCGCCCCGCTCTCGCTGTCCAATGACCTGGACGAGACACGACGCCTGATCTCCGGCCACCCTGCCCTCCGCACGCTGTTGTCCGGCCCGGCAGAAAGCGAGGGCAGGCCTGTCGACGCACTGCGCAGTGACGTCGAAGACCTCTGGGAGTTGACCCATGCGGGGCGACTGGCGCAGGTCAGCGTCCTCGCCGTGGAGCTGCTCCCCGACCTCGAACAGGCCGCCCGCACTGCACCCGAACAGCACCAGATCGAGCTGTACCTGCTGCTCTCCCGGGCCTACCAGGCACTGTCTGCGGCCTTCGTCCGGCAAGGGGAAGCCGACGCCGCATGGGTCGCTGCTGATCGTGCAGTCTTCGCTGCAGAGCGATCGGGTGACCCGCTGCACGTCTGCGCCAGCGTCTTCCGAATGGTCCAGGCGTTCGTGCGGCTCCGCAGCCTCGGACAGGCGGAACACGCCGCGCGAACAGCCATTCACGCCTTGGAAGAGCAGGGCAGCGACTCGCCGCAGGCCTTGTCCGTCCTGGGTTCGCTCCATCTGGCTCTGGCGCTGGTACACGCACGTTCCAGCGCGAGATCCGAGGCCAAGGAAGAGATCGACAAGGCACGAGGGATCGCCGCTCGGCTGGGTGAGAACCGGAACGACTTCAACCTGGAGTTCGGCCCGGTCAACGTGGAGATCCAGGCGGTAAGCACCGCCGTCGACCTCGGAGACGCAGGAGAGGCCCTGGATATCGGCCTCACCATCGACGCCGAAGACCTGTCCCCGGAGCGTCAAGGAAGGTTGCTGATGGACCTGGGGCGAGCACACGCGCAGAGGCGCCATGGGGGAGAAGCCCTCGACTGCCTGCTGCGCGCCGAAGCCGTAGCACCGGAGATCATCCAGACTCACCAGGCTGCTCGCGCAACCATCCGTGAGCTGGTCCTCATCGCAGGTCCGAACGCCCCGCGAGAACTCCTTGAGCTGGCCGAACGGGCCGACGCTCTTGAGTAA
- a CDS encoding Pycsar system effector family protein, protein MTTVTVPASTVDKNLDTACASVVNEIGRTDSKSSWLLAFNGAVLAGLASIADKNLPTATKVFGALAVLALGAAAVLLLLVVRPRLRGDDKASFPYWARLDEDEIRACMDGDTRAARIRVLSTLAVRKFTHLRRAVDLSLGALVLLALAAGLAL, encoded by the coding sequence ATGACGACCGTCACGGTCCCCGCCTCCACCGTCGACAAGAACCTGGACACCGCCTGCGCATCCGTCGTCAACGAGATCGGACGCACGGACAGCAAGTCGTCCTGGCTGCTCGCCTTCAACGGCGCCGTCCTCGCCGGCCTCGCGTCCATCGCCGACAAGAACCTGCCGACCGCGACGAAGGTCTTCGGCGCACTCGCCGTCCTCGCCCTGGGCGCGGCCGCCGTGCTGCTGCTCTTGGTCGTCAGGCCCCGCCTGCGCGGCGACGACAAGGCGTCCTTCCCGTACTGGGCACGCCTGGACGAAGACGAGATCCGCGCCTGCATGGACGGCGACACCCGAGCCGCCCGCATCAGGGTCCTGTCCACCCTCGCCGTACGGAAGTTCACCCACCTGCGGCGCGCGGTCGACTTGTCGCTCGGCGCCCTGGTGCTGCTCGCCCTGGCCGCCGGACTCGCGCTGTGA
- the istB gene encoding IS21-like element helper ATPase IstB, with the protein MSVMTTALRDSLKILRLSGMLETLDARLTQAQGGELGHLDFLQVLCQDEITRRESVALERRLRRAKFEQQATLEGFDFNASPKLPAAQIRDLAALRWLHSGESVILFGPVGVGKTHVAQALGHQAVRQGANVRFSKTSRVLAELAGGHADRTWDKRMRDLIRPDLLILDDFAMRQMNASQADDLYELVSERQGRSLIITSNRAPSDWYPLFPNPVVAESLLDRLINASHQVIMNGPSYRPNKRPKGPNGTPKPPTS; encoded by the coding sequence GTGAGCGTGATGACCACCGCTCTGCGTGACTCGCTCAAGATCCTGCGGCTGTCCGGGATGCTCGAGACACTCGACGCCCGCCTCACCCAGGCCCAGGGCGGCGAGCTCGGGCACCTCGATTTCCTGCAGGTTCTCTGCCAGGACGAGATCACCCGCCGTGAATCCGTTGCGCTCGAACGGCGCCTGCGGCGGGCGAAGTTCGAGCAGCAGGCCACCTTGGAGGGCTTCGACTTCAACGCCTCCCCGAAGCTACCCGCGGCCCAGATCCGCGACCTGGCGGCCCTGCGATGGCTCCACTCCGGTGAGTCCGTCATTTTGTTCGGGCCCGTCGGGGTCGGAAAGACACACGTCGCCCAGGCCCTCGGTCACCAGGCCGTCCGACAGGGCGCCAACGTCCGTTTCTCCAAGACCAGCCGGGTCCTGGCCGAGCTCGCCGGCGGCCACGCGGATCGCACCTGGGACAAGCGCATGCGCGACCTCATCCGCCCCGACCTGCTCATCCTCGATGACTTCGCCATGCGGCAGATGAACGCCTCGCAGGCCGACGATCTCTACGAGTTGGTCTCCGAGCGGCAGGGACGTTCTCTGATCATCACGAGCAACAGGGCGCCCAGCGACTGGTATCCGCTCTTCCCGAACCCCGTCGTCGCCGAGTCACTCCTCGACCGGCTGATCAACGCCAGCCACCAAGTCATCATGAACGGCCCAAGCTACCGTCCCAACAAGCGACCGAAGGGCCCCAACGGCACCCCCAAGCCCCCGACCAGCTGA
- a CDS encoding DUF2637 domain-containing protein yields the protein MANATTRRRRKPAPAAKPRGAGRAKALAAPAAIPAVAAAPEETVPLVFEEADPVLADAADRAADLRGLAADDAARILADGQARAAELLDGARSEAASITEAATAEQARVLADAVADADRVRTEAATTAAADADQVLADAGAKAKQLLADVRAEAGRVTATAAGEADQVLADARRQAEEVTATAAAQAGEVQARAAQVLADAETKRTELLAAAERTAAETRTRAATDAEQLLERARGEADRMRESADDQAAQVRAGAEKMAAGLRADADRALADARTSAEELRAATDKDVARLREQAEKDATSAREAAAKATADQAAAAQALAEAERVLEAATERTVQRARRREIRTESRAKRRKARADARPADGVPPLSGQELVLVVGIVLAAATVSTLGLLSSYTALETKATAWGWDWPWLLPVGIDVAIPAFTGANLVLIRMGMELRWIRWVPRALTAVTVYLNWNASDSAAGRLGHAALTLLWVIFSEIASHVYATRIGAVTGKKRMETVRRSRWILAPIPTARLRRRMILWEITSYEEALTRLQEQTYLRARLREKYGWLAWRWKAPLEMRMALKLNTAPAALADMLTPEDAHTIERAEESGDAHDAHPEPSALTSGNGDGERQRPALTTDARHGERDAEAEDAHRADSPRTRSERDALTERRHDRIRLLYAELGRRPQWTEIRDALTKAGLSDEPVSRPTAQRLREQVEESAQGALLSAKASVPASA from the coding sequence GTGGCCAACGCCACCACCCGGCGCAGGCGTAAGCCCGCCCCGGCCGCGAAGCCCCGAGGCGCCGGGCGCGCCAAGGCGCTGGCGGCTCCGGCCGCCATCCCCGCAGTGGCCGCCGCCCCCGAAGAGACCGTGCCGCTGGTGTTCGAGGAAGCCGACCCGGTCCTGGCCGACGCTGCCGACCGCGCCGCCGACCTCCGGGGCCTGGCCGCCGACGACGCCGCGCGCATCCTCGCCGACGGCCAGGCCCGCGCCGCCGAACTCCTGGACGGCGCCCGCTCGGAGGCGGCCTCGATCACCGAGGCGGCCACCGCCGAGCAGGCCCGCGTCCTCGCCGACGCGGTGGCCGACGCCGATCGGGTTCGCACGGAGGCCGCGACCACTGCGGCCGCCGATGCCGACCAGGTCCTGGCCGATGCCGGCGCGAAGGCCAAGCAGCTGCTCGCCGACGTCCGCGCGGAGGCCGGCCGTGTCACGGCGACGGCGGCCGGCGAGGCCGACCAGGTCCTCGCCGACGCCCGCCGTCAGGCGGAGGAAGTCACCGCAACGGCGGCCGCGCAGGCCGGCGAGGTACAGGCGCGGGCCGCGCAGGTCCTCGCCGACGCGGAGACGAAGCGCACCGAGCTGCTCGCGGCGGCGGAGCGCACCGCGGCGGAGACCCGCACCCGCGCCGCCACCGACGCCGAACAGCTTCTGGAGCGGGCGCGGGGCGAGGCCGACCGGATGCGCGAGAGCGCGGACGACCAGGCCGCGCAGGTGCGGGCCGGGGCGGAGAAGATGGCCGCCGGCCTTCGCGCCGACGCCGACCGCGCTCTGGCCGATGCCCGCACTTCCGCTGAGGAGCTGCGGGCCGCCACCGACAAGGACGTCGCCCGACTGCGGGAGCAGGCGGAGAAGGACGCGACGTCGGCCCGGGAGGCGGCGGCGAAGGCCACGGCCGACCAGGCCGCCGCCGCGCAGGCCCTGGCTGAAGCCGAACGGGTCCTGGAGGCCGCGACGGAGCGCACCGTGCAGCGGGCCCGCCGCCGGGAGATTCGGACCGAGTCCCGCGCCAAGCGGCGCAAGGCACGGGCCGATGCCCGGCCCGCTGACGGTGTCCCGCCGCTGTCCGGGCAGGAGCTGGTCCTGGTCGTCGGGATCGTCCTGGCGGCCGCGACCGTCTCCACCCTCGGTCTGCTCTCCTCCTACACCGCGCTGGAGACCAAGGCCACGGCGTGGGGCTGGGACTGGCCGTGGCTGCTGCCGGTCGGCATCGACGTCGCCATCCCGGCTTTCACCGGCGCCAACCTGGTCCTGATCCGCATGGGCATGGAGCTGCGCTGGATCCGCTGGGTGCCCCGGGCGCTGACGGCGGTGACCGTCTACCTGAACTGGAACGCCTCGGACTCCGCGGCGGGCCGTCTCGGGCACGCCGCCCTCACGCTGCTGTGGGTGATCTTCTCGGAGATCGCCTCCCACGTGTACGCCACGCGGATCGGCGCGGTCACCGGCAAGAAGCGGATGGAGACGGTGCGGCGCTCGCGCTGGATCCTCGCTCCGATCCCCACCGCTCGGCTTCGCCGCCGGATGATCCTGTGGGAGATCACCTCCTATGAGGAGGCGCTCACCCGGCTCCAGGAGCAGACGTACCTGCGGGCGCGGCTGCGCGAGAAGTACGGCTGGCTGGCGTGGCGGTGGAAGGCCCCGCTCGAGATGCGGATGGCGCTCAAGCTCAACACCGCGCCTGCCGCGCTCGCCGACATGCTCACCCCCGAGGACGCTCACACCATCGAGCGCGCCGAGGAGAGCGGCGACGCTCACGACGCTCACCCGGAACCGAGCGCGCTCACCTCCGGGAACGGTGACGGTGAGCGTCAGCGTCCGGCGCTCACCACGGACGCTCGCCACGGTGAGCGCGACGCGGAGGCCGAGGACGCTCACCGAGCGGACAGCCCCCGTACGCGCAGCGAGCGGGACGCGCTCACCGAGCGCCGCCACGACCGCATCCGTCTCCTCTACGCCGAGCTCGGGCGCCGCCCGCAGTGGACGGAGATCCGCGACGCGCTCACCAAGGCGGGCCTGTCCGACGAGCCTGTCTCCCGCCCGACCGCCCAGCGCCTGCGCGAGCAGGTCGAGGAGAGCGCCCAGGGCGCCCTCCTGAGCGCGAAGGCGAGCGTCCCGGCGAGCGCCTGA
- a CDS encoding DUF5999 family protein: MCTHTPACPPAEGSDREAAHVVVAHPEQGWSLLCNGVLLFEDTGELLPDGRVIPPHRTLAVVA; the protein is encoded by the coding sequence CTGTGCACGCACACGCCGGCATGTCCGCCCGCCGAAGGCTCGGATAGGGAGGCCGCGCACGTCGTGGTCGCCCACCCGGAGCAGGGCTGGAGCCTGCTGTGCAACGGCGTCCTGCTCTTCGAGGACACCGGCGAGCTGCTCCCCGACGGCCGGGTCATCCCCCCGCACCGGACCCTCGCGGTCGTGGCCTGA
- a CDS encoding ATP-binding protein, with translation MSAPTTFGTGVMSAERPVLPASVPGLYLCHRDRGFIAHVTASEYTLSTVRRLTASVLISYGADREAAATAQLVLSELVGNAVRACGPAVPLVIEVYRTAFGIAVNVHDPAPELLPHRSRTPMDSDQATSGRGLALLDLLAPGWTIEHSLIGKQVRCHLAE, from the coding sequence GTGAGCGCGCCGACGACCTTCGGTACCGGCGTGATGTCCGCGGAGCGGCCGGTGCTGCCGGCCTCCGTCCCGGGCCTGTACCTGTGCCACCGCGACCGGGGCTTCATCGCCCACGTCACCGCCTCCGAGTACACCCTCAGCACTGTCCGCCGTCTGACCGCGTCGGTGCTGATCTCGTACGGGGCCGACCGCGAGGCTGCCGCCACCGCGCAGCTGGTGCTCTCCGAGTTGGTCGGTAACGCGGTGCGGGCCTGCGGCCCGGCGGTGCCGCTGGTGATCGAGGTGTACCGCACCGCGTTCGGTATCGCGGTGAACGTGCACGACCCGGCGCCGGAGTTGCTGCCGCACCGCAGCCGGACGCCGATGGACAGTGACCAGGCGACCTCCGGTCGGGGCCTGGCCCTGCTGGACCTGCTTGCTCCCGGTTGGACGATCGAGCACTCGCTGATCGGCAAGCAGGTCCGCTGCCACCTCGCTGAGTAG
- a CDS encoding ParA family protein, which yields MLSDAVDAVEPHENAVMIGTGKGGVGKSTIAAHKAAWHAAQGQRTLLICVTSQDDDDLGIERYDRGLRPDGPSVLKGEGLYRAIHDRTALLPVREVRPNLDVVPGGPAVGELLTLLTARMPIEGIHVVASLHRAIAPIARWYDRIVIDSAPEQDPLEQLALTAARWLFVPTRSDDSSIGGMRRIARNYKLVRSQINPHLQVAGACLYGSNPSATQLHEEVRRDVIEVLGASTPMLSTVVGYREMPAVNARKKGLTFGEYAALLPTSAKSYDVAAGRAARADVVPESIKPLAKEMDELNVEIDSYCRRNA from the coding sequence GTGCTGAGCGATGCCGTGGATGCCGTCGAGCCACACGAGAACGCCGTCATGATCGGCACGGGGAAAGGTGGCGTCGGAAAGAGCACAATCGCCGCCCACAAGGCCGCCTGGCATGCGGCGCAAGGCCAGCGCACCCTCCTTATCTGTGTCACCAGCCAGGACGACGACGACCTGGGCATCGAGCGGTACGACCGCGGACTGCGCCCCGACGGACCCTCGGTACTCAAGGGCGAAGGCCTCTACCGGGCGATCCACGACCGCACCGCCCTGCTGCCGGTCCGGGAAGTACGCCCCAACCTCGACGTCGTGCCGGGCGGGCCGGCCGTCGGTGAACTCCTGACCCTGCTGACCGCACGCATGCCCATCGAAGGCATCCACGTCGTCGCCTCCCTCCACCGGGCGATCGCCCCCATCGCCCGGTGGTACGACCGCATCGTCATCGACAGCGCACCGGAACAGGACCCCCTCGAGCAGCTGGCGCTGACCGCGGCCCGATGGCTGTTCGTACCCACCCGCTCCGACGACTCCTCCATCGGCGGCATGCGGCGCATCGCCCGCAACTACAAACTCGTGCGTAGCCAGATCAACCCGCACCTCCAGGTCGCCGGGGCCTGCCTGTACGGGTCCAATCCGAGCGCCACCCAGCTCCATGAAGAGGTCCGCCGCGACGTGATCGAAGTACTCGGGGCGAGCACCCCGATGCTGTCGACGGTGGTCGGCTACCGCGAGATGCCGGCCGTCAACGCCCGTAAGAAGGGCCTGACCTTCGGCGAGTACGCGGCCCTGCTGCCCACAAGCGCGAAGAGCTACGACGTGGCGGCCGGCCGCGCAGCAAGGGCTGACGTAGTGCCGGAGTCCATCAAGCCGCTGGCTAAGGAGATGGACGAGCTCAACGTGGAGATCGACTCGTACTGCAGGAGGAATGCCTGA